DNA from Leptospira mayottensis 200901116:
AGAAAAGCGATGCAACATTCCTTGCAGAGAGAGATTGAGATCACAAGGGAAATTCAAAAAAATATTCTTCCCGAATTGAAAACGTTTCATTCCAACTTTGATATAGGAGTTAAGTCCGTTCCTGCTAAGGAAGTTTCGGGTGACTTTTACGATTATTATCAATATCAAGATGGACAGTATTCTTTTCTCGTATCGGACGTATCTGGAAAAAGTCTTCCTGCCGCGATTTTTATGGCTATGAGTTCTTCCATCATTCGTACGCTTGCCAGAAATCACGATTTAGATCCGGAGGAGATTCTTAGACAAGGAAACGCTCTCATCTACGAAGATTCGCATAACGGAATGTTTGTGACTACGTTTTTCATTCATTACAATCCCGCGATCTTTACTTTGGATTACGCGTCAGCGGGTCACAACGAGCAGGTTTTGATTCGAAAGGACGATTCCTGGGAACTCATCAAAGCTTCCGGTCCTCCTCTGGGAGTGATTCCATCTGCTAACTACAAAGGAGGAAGTTTGATTGTAGAACCGGGGGATATGGTGATTCTTTATACTGACGGAGCAATTGAAGAAAAAAATGCGAAAGACGAAGAGTTCGGTTTAGAAAGAATGATACGGGAAATCGTCGCAAGAAAACACCTTCCTTCGGGGCAAATCGTCGAAGAACTTTTTGGACTCGTACGAGAATTTTCGGGAACCTCCCAACTCTTTGACGACTTTACGGTGATGATCTTAAAATTCAATGACAACTATCAATTCTCTCGGACTTTTGAGGCGAATATTTCGTCGATTCCTCTGTTCAGAGAGTTCGTTTATGAAACGATTAAGGTTAGAAATTTGGAGGAAGCTCAGAAAGACGATATTCTTTTAGCTTGCGACGAAGCCGGTACGAATATAGTAATGCACGGTTATGAGAATACGAGTCTAAAAAATCCAAAGTTCGAATGTAAAATACGCTTTACAGGCGATTGGATTACTATTGTATTAATTGATTCCGGGAAAGCCTTTCAGAGAAAGGAAGTTCAAAAACCTTCGATTGAGGACAATCTGAGCGGAAAAAGAAAAGGTGGATTCGGAGTTTATCTGATCGAAAAACTTATGGATTCGGTCGATTATTCTAGCGAAGGCGGAAAGAACGTTTTAGTTCTCAAAAAGAATTTTCAAAATAAGGCCTCGAATGGAAATAACTTCTGAAATTAAGAATCATTCCAAGATCATTCATTTAATCGGAAACCTAGACGTTCATAACACACATAAAATCGAGTCCGCGTTTATGGATCAGGTCAAAACGGGAGTTTCTCGTATATTAGTTTTAGATCTTTCTTCCGTTGAATTCGTATCATCTGCAGGACTTAGAATCATCGTTGCCGCTCTCCGAATTTGTAAAGAAAAAGATGTCGAGTTCAGGCTCGCCGGAATCAAACCAGCGGTGAAAAAAGTTTTTGAAATCATCGATATGAATTCTATGTTCAGCATTTTTGAAACCCTCGAATCTGCCATAAAATAGCTTCCCCCGACGCACCAAGACCGAATTTAACTTTCCTGAGAATCCTCTCCTTAAAAACTGGATTTATTTTATTTCATTGAAAGGTTCTCGCATGTCCGAAGCAAAGTATTCACTGGAAAATCCATTCCAATCCACGACCGAACCTGATGTTCTTAAAACCCGTGGTCTTTACGAAGAGGCAAACGAGTTAGGAAAAGAACTCCTCAACAAACCGTTAGCGGGGGGAGGAGTCGACAGAATCCTCGTTCAACATTCCAAAGAAAGGATGACTGTCTGGGAAAGAATCAAGGTTCTTACGGAAAAAGAACCCAACATCCTTTATCAAAACTGGGGAAAAAGTTTGGATGGAGCTTCTCTGGTTACCGGAATTTTAAACATTAACGGTAGAGACGTGGCGGTTTACGGTCACGATTTCACCCTTCGTGCAGGCTCGATGGATGCGACTAACGGAAGTAAGCTTGCCAGATTGATCTATATGGCGGGAGAGCACGGAATTCCTTTGATCGGAATGAACGATTCTGCGGGAGCGTATGTTCCTGCGGGAGTGGGTGGGTTGGATGGTTATAGCGAGGCATTTACTGCGCTTCGAAAAATCAGCGGAGTCATTCCAAGTTTGATGCTCATGTTCGGATTCAATGCGGGAGGAGGGGCTTATCTTCCCCGTCAAGGATCGTTTATGATCCAATGTGATAATACTTTCTTCGGTTTAACGGGGCCCGGAGTCGTTAAATCGGTCTTAGGCGAAGATATCTCCGCGGATGATTTAGGCGGCCCCAAAGTTCATGGGCAGAGTGGAGTGGTTGATATCGTAACCGGTGACGAGTTGGGATCTCTTAGAACCGCGCTTCGTTTGCTTTCTTATCTACCGGATAACAATCATTCTTTTGCACCGTTTCATGCTACTTCCGATCCCACGGATCGATTTATCTACGAAGAAGAGATTCTATTTAAGAAAACCTTTAATTCTCCTACGGGAATGAACACTCCTTTCGATATCACTTTGTATTTGCAAAACATCTGTGATCACGGACAATACTTCGAAATCCAGGGACAACGTTCCAGAAACTTAGTCACCGCCTTTGGAAGAATCGGTGGGCATGTGATAGCATTTGTAGCAAACAACTCCGCCGTTTCTTCCGGACAGATTGATATTGGCGCGGCGAGAAAAGGAACCAGGTTTATCCGTTTCTGCAACCTCTATAATATACCAATCGTTTTCTTGGAGGATACGACAGGCTTTTTACCTGGAAAAGAACAAGAACAAAACGGGATCGTTCTTGAAGGAAGAAAACTTTTAGATTCCATCATTGATATCCGTACTCCTCGTCTAACTTTGATTATTAGAAATGCGTTCGGAGGAGCTTACGCTTGTTTTAACTCGTATCACACAGGAGCGGATATGGTATTCGCGCTTCCTACTGCTAGGATTGCGGTGATGGGGCCAGCGGGTAAAGACTACGTCTACAAGGACGAAGTATCCTCGATCCAAAAAGAATATCAGGAAAACGTAAAGAAGGGGATGTCCGAAAAAGAGGCCATCATAATTCGGGATAAAAAGCTTCAAACGCTTTCCACACAATACGAAAGGGAACTGATGAACCCAAAAGAAGCCCTTTCATTGGGTTCTGTTTCCAGAATTGTTCTTCCCGGAACAACCAGAAGTATTCTCTTTCAAAATCTGGATTATTTAATTCGACATTATAAACCGGCTCCATTGTCCGGACCTCAAAGGGAGTTTGAGTAATCTACATGATCGACTTTCACAACAATCGCATTCAATTTCATCAATCCAATTCTCCTTGGATCCGTTCCTTCTCTTTGGAATCGATCAAATGTCTGATCGTATGTCGGGGACCAGTCCGGAAAGAAGCGATGGAAATTTTCGATTCGATCGGTATCAGGGAATATGGAATTCTTCTTTCCGAAAAAGATTCGGTCGTTTATCCCATGGCTCTCGCACCGGAACTCAGAGGGTTTCGTTTTCCGAATAATATCCATCGTGTTCCGGATTATATGGGAGTGGGTAAAGAAGAAAAAGTGGAGAGAATTAAGCAAATTATCTCCATTGCAAAGGACAACAAATACACTCATATTTTTGCCGGATACGGTTTTATGGCGGAAGATTCCGAGTTTATCGAAGCGATCGAAAAGAGCGGAGTTGTTTTTATGGGACCTGCTTCCTATGTTGCAAACCAAGCTGGTTCTAAAGACGCGGCTAAAAAGATCGCAAGAAAACTCGACGTGTCAGTAACTCCCGGTGTGGATAATATTTCTTCTCTTGCGCTTTTAACGAAAGCTCCTGATGCAAAAGCTCTTGAAAAACTTGCAAAGGAAAAAGGAATCGATTTCAGTTTTGATTCTTCCGTTTCTTTGGAAGTAAACGCAGAGAACTTGCTAGAATTAGGATATTCTAAAATTATAGAGCTCGTCACGATTGCCGATCTTCAAGTTGAAGCGGAAAAAGAAACGAAGAAAATTTGGGAGAAATACCCTAAGAATAGAATTCGTTTTAAGTACATCGGCGGAGGCGGTGGAAAGGGACAAAGGGTCGTTTCCAAAATCGAGGAAGTAAAAAGCGCTGTTCAAGAAATTCTTTCCGAGTCGAAAGTGACCGCTCCTGGGACGAATAAAAACTTCCTAATCGAGTTGAACATCGAGAACACAAGACACAACGAGATACAGCTCATAGGAAATGGAGAATGGTGTTTGGCCCTGGGAGGCAGGGATTGTTCCGTTCAGATGCACGAACAAAAGCTTCTTGAACTTTCTCTTACTCAAGAGTTGCTCGAAAGGGAAATCGCTTCTTGTTCGACAACCCATCCGAAAAAAGCGGAGGTTCTCAAAGGAGATTTGAAAGTTCTTCGGGAAATGGAAGAACAGTCTGAACGTTTTGGAGTGGCCGTAAAGTTGAATAGCGTTTCCACTTTTGAGTCCATTGTGGAAGGAACCAATCATTTCTTCATGGAAGTGAACACTCGGATTCAGGTGGAACACAGAGTCACTGAAATGGTGTATTCTTTGAAGTTTAAGAATCCTGAAAATCCGAACGAATTTTTCGTAGTGGACAGTTTAATTGAGGCGATGGCTCTTCTTTCTCTTCACGGAAAAAGGCTTCCAAAACCGGAAAGAATCCTAAAATTTTCTTCCGGAGCGGAAGTTCGTATTAATGCGACCAACAAAGCAATCCAGCCGCACGCGGGTGGAGTTATCATAAACTGGTCCAAACCTCTTTCGGATGAAATCCGAGACGACCAAGGAATCAGTATCCGGAATCCGGATATGGGTCTATTCGTACATTATAAAGTAGCAGGCGCTTACGATTCCAACATTGCACTCCTCATCTCTCACGGCGAAAACCGTACGGATAATTTGATCCGCCTCAGTGATATTTTGAGAAAAACGGAACTCAGAGGATACGATCTTCAAACAAACCTTTTGGTTCATTACGGTTTGATCCATTGGATTCTCGGAAAAGACGCAATGTTTAAACCTTCCACTGCGTTTATGATTTCCTATCTTGCGGGAGTAGGTGCTCTGGAAAAGATCGTGAAAGACGTGGATCTGGAGATCGCTTGGAAAAAAGTAATTTCTGAAGCCACCTCTTCTGAAGTGAAGAAAGTTTTAGGAAGAAAGTTGACTCTTATTACTAGACCGATCAGCAAGTTACTCAAAGATGCTCACCTGGTTGCGGGATTCATAGGGTTTCATTTGAATCATTCCTGGAAAATTTCTGGTTCTAAGATCGAATGGCTCCGAAATCCGATTTATGTGCTTTCGGATCTCTACCATTATCTGAATATGGAAGCGGATCCGAATCTTTCTCCTTCCGAACAGATCTGGGATCATGACAATGAAATTCTTCAGAAGGCCCTTTCTTTCTATCGAGAACTTTCTAAAAGAACTGGGATTGCCGCGGATTCGATCGAACTTGTTATAAATTTAAATTCCGGTAAAACGATTTCCGGAATTGACTTGGAAATTTTACCTTCCGTTTTTCAATCGCATAACGGTTTTCAGGCGGGTTTAGAACTACTCAAACTTCTTCCTTCTGCCGGGCTAAACTCCGGATTTTACAATTTGGAAATGGATGAAAAGCTGGAAGCCATCATTCCGGAAGAATTCAGAAAGGCCGAAACAAGAGACGCTTTCATTAAGTTTCTAGCTCCTCCTCCGAAGGCAAGTTCTGACGAGATCGTAGCTCCAATGGGAGGAATGTTTTATTCCAAAGAAGCTCCAGATCTTCCTCCAATGGTGAATGTAGGAGATCACTTCAAAGCGGGACAACCTCTTTTCATCGTAGAGGTCATGAAAATGTTCAACAAGATCTCGGCTCCTTTCAGCGGAACCGTAAAAGAGATTTTGTTGAATGACAGCGACGGAAAGATTATTTCCAAAGGTCAGACGATTTTCAAAATCATTCCAGACGAAGTGATTCATATTGAAACCGAAGCGGAAATTGCAGAAAGAAAAAGGAAAACCACTTTAAGCCTAGTTTAGAGCTCATCTCAAAAATCCGTCTAAACGATCCGGCAGCTTCTAAAAAATGTAAGAGTTCCTACATTTTTTAGGTTTTGAAATCGGTTTTTAGTTTAGGGCCATTTCTTTATATTCGATACGGGGATTTGTGTACGGGAGTTCTTAGAAGTATTGAACCTCTTCCACAATCTTTGAGAGCGGAAGGATTGTATCCACAGCTCCTTTCAAAATCGCTTCTTTTGGCATACCGAAAACCACACAGCTAGTTTCGTCTTGTGCAATCGTAAAAGCTCCGGTTTGTTTCATCTTCAAAAGTCCATTTGCTCCGTCGTTACCCATTCCGGTCATAATGATCCCTTTTGCGTTTTTACCCGCAATCTTCGCAACGGAATTGAAAAGTACGTCCACGGAAGGACGATGTCTATTGATTAGCGGACCATCTAACACACGAACGTGAAATTGAGCTCCGTTTAGATAAATCTCCATGTGTTTGTTACCGGGCGCGATGTATGCGGAACCAAGTTGGATTCTGTCTCTATCTTTGGCCTCTTTGACTTGGATCTCGCAGATTTGATTCAATCGATTGGCGAACGCCTCAGTGAACTTTTCCGGCATGTGTTGAACGATCACGATTCCGGGACAGTGAATGTTCAGCCGGGTGAGGATATATTCGAGCGCCTGTGTTCCTCCTGTGGAGGTTCCGATCGCGATCAATTTATCTGTTGTGCTAATTTTGGAAAAATCCGCTTTGGCTTGTTTATGATTCTCGAAGAATTGCGAGTCGCCCTCCTGAAAAGAATGAAGTTTGATCCGTGCGTTAGAGGCGGATGCCGCTTTTATCGAATCTATAAAAAGAACTTCCGATTCTTCTAAGAAATTTTTTAATCCGACCTTGGGTTTTTCGATGATATCGATCGCACCTAATTTCATCGCAAGTACTGCAGTCTCGGATTCTTTTTCCGCGAGAGTGGAACATATGATTACCGGAGTTGGCTTTTCCGACATGATCTTTTTTAAAAAAGAAATTCCATCCATGCGGGGCATTTCCACGTCGAGTATAAAAACGTCCGGCCAAACGGAAGAAAGTTTTTCCGACGCAAAAATAGGATCAGATGCAAAACCTATGATTTCAATTTCAGGATCCTTATTTAGAATTTGTGTGAGAACTTGGCGAACGACTGCGGAATCGTCGATGATAAAAACTTGAATCATGAAAACTCCGGTTTTTCCACATAGATTTCTCCATCCCAAAGGGAAAAGAAAATTCTTCTATGGGAAAATCCTCCCAGGTCTTCGGAAGTGATCGGGAGTCGATTCTTACTTAAGAATTCCTTAATGGAGCGAATATTTTTCATTCCTATATCTCGAACGGATTTGATTTCGAGGAGTTTTTCCTCTTCCGTAGAGAACATGGAGGCTCCACCAAAAAGTTTTATCTGATACTGGCCGACTCTTCCTTCCGTCTGTTCTATCTTTTCGAAAAACAATCGAATGGCGTCGTCAGCGTATTTCGCGTTCAAAGTGGCACTATAACTCGATCTATATGGAAGCATAACGTGCGCCATTCCACCGTAGAGAAGAGCGGGATTCCAAAAACAAATCGATACGCAAGAGCCGAGTAAGGTTCTGATTCTCAGATCTCTTCTTCCCCAACAAAAGCCTCCGGGCTGTAGGAATATATCCCTTACCGTATCAGGTTCCGTCATGCGTTTTCTGCGAGTATCTCTGATTGGTTTTCTTCCAGGGACGTTAGTTCTTCTAGGTTCAGAATTTTTTCCGTGTTCAAAATGATGATAAACCCGCTTTCCTGTTTAGCCATTCCTAGAATAAAATCCACTTTGATCTTGGAACCGAAAGTAGGAGCCGGTTCGATATCGTTTTCCGGAATCGAAATGACTTCATTGACGGATTCAACAAGAATTCCCAAATCTGTTTTTTCTTTTTGGTCTCCGTTTCGTTCCGAATGAATTTCCACAATGATCACGCATGTCTTACGATCCGGTTCTATTTTACTCTTAAAGAACTTATGTTTCAGATCCACGACGGGGACCACATTTCCACGAAGATTGATGACTCCCGGAATAAATTCCGGCATTAAGGGGACGTTTGTCAAACCGGAATACTCAATTATTTCTTTAATATGTAATATTCCAATTCCGTAACATTCCTCTCCTAGATAAAACGTCAAAAACTGATTTTCCTCCAAAGCGTTCATCCTTATCCTCTTTAATATTTCTCAAATTTTTCAGGGACGGACATTCCTGCGGATTCCGATTTCGCCAGTTCTTTTCGAGTTGTAGGAGTTGTTTTTAACATTCCGGTTGATTCTTTGTACAGAAGTCCTCCGCCGTTCGTCATTTTTTTACCGTCTTTTTCCAAGATCTTAAAGAACAAAACGGATTCCCTAAGTTGTTCTGCTTGTGCGTTCATTTCTTCGGAAATGGCGGCTAACTCTTCCGAGGCGGAAGCGTTTTGCTGGGAAACCTGATCCAATTGTCCCATCGCCTTATTGATCTCGGAAACTCCTGCGGCTTGTTCGTCACTTGCAGCGGTGATTTCTTGGACAAGGTCGGCGGTTTTTCGAATTGAAGGAACGATTTGAGAAATGAGTTCCCCAGCTTTTTCGGCGATAGCTACGCTGCTTCCCGCCAGACTACTAATTTCATTCGCAGATTTCTGACTTCTTTCTGCCAGTTTACGAACTTCAGATGCAACGACTGCAAATCCTTTTCCGTGGTCTCCGGCTCTTGCGGCTTCGATTGCGGCGTTTAACGCGAGTAAGTTGGTCTGATAGGCGATGTCCTCAATAATACTAATCTTTTCTGCGATCTGTTTCATCGCTTTTACGGTTTCAATTACGGAAGTTCCTCCTTCTTCCGCGTCTTTAGAAGACTTGGAAGAAATTTGTTCCGTCTGACGGGAATTATGTGCGTTCTGGTCAATGGAGGCAGTCATTTCTTCCAGAGAAGAAGTGGTTTCTTCCACACTTGCGGCTTGTTCAGAAGCACCTTGGCTCAAAGAATTTGCGGTGGAAGAAACTTCACTAGCCGATGTCACAAGACTTGAAGAGCGAACTATGATATCTCCGATGATATCGTTTAACTTGTCCATGGTGGTATTGGAATATTCTTTCAATTTTCCGAAAGTACCATGGTACTCGTTCGTGATCTTTTGTGTGAGGTTTCCCGCGGAGATTCTTTCCAAAGCCTCTACGACCTCATTTAAACCTACATTGCTGACTTCCAAAAGTTGGTTGAGAGATTGGCTAAGATTAAGAAAAAATCCGGTCTTTGAATCCAAAGAAATCCGAGTCATAAAATTTCCTTTTGCGGCAGCACTGACGATCCCTTCCACTTCGTCTTGAACCGCGAGTTCGTTAGTAACATCCGACCATTCCACAACGGAACCGAGTCTTTTGCCGTTTGTGTCCACAATTGGATTGGCAATCAGATTGAAAGTTCTTCCTCCGATTTTGATCGTGGCTTTATGAATTCCGATAAAGTTACTGAGGACACCTCTTTGGTGTGCTGGATTTT
Protein-coding regions in this window:
- a CDS encoding protein-glutamate methylesterase/protein-glutamine glutaminase — encoded protein: MIQVFIIDDSAVVRQVLTQILNKDPEIEIIGFASDPIFASEKLSSVWPDVFILDVEMPRMDGISFLKKIMSEKPTPVIICSTLAEKESETAVLAMKLGAIDIIEKPKVGLKNFLEESEVLFIDSIKAASASNARIKLHSFQEGDSQFFENHKQAKADFSKISTTDKLIAIGTSTGGTQALEYILTRLNIHCPGIVIVQHMPEKFTEAFANRLNQICEIQVKEAKDRDRIQLGSAYIAPGNKHMEIYLNGAQFHVRVLDGPLINRHRPSVDVLFNSVAKIAGKNAKGIIMTGMGNDGANGLLKMKQTGAFTIAQDETSCVVFGMPKEAILKGAVDTILPLSKIVEEVQYF
- a CDS encoding STAS domain-containing protein produces the protein MEITSEIKNHSKIIHLIGNLDVHNTHKIESAFMDQVKTGVSRILVLDLSSVEFVSSAGLRIIVAALRICKEKDVEFRLAGIKPAVKKVFEIIDMNSMFSIFETLESAIK
- a CDS encoding biotin/lipoyl-containing protein translates to MIDFHNNRIQFHQSNSPWIRSFSLESIKCLIVCRGPVRKEAMEIFDSIGIREYGILLSEKDSVVYPMALAPELRGFRFPNNIHRVPDYMGVGKEEKVERIKQIISIAKDNKYTHIFAGYGFMAEDSEFIEAIEKSGVVFMGPASYVANQAGSKDAAKKIARKLDVSVTPGVDNISSLALLTKAPDAKALEKLAKEKGIDFSFDSSVSLEVNAENLLELGYSKIIELVTIADLQVEAEKETKKIWEKYPKNRIRFKYIGGGGGKGQRVVSKIEEVKSAVQEILSESKVTAPGTNKNFLIELNIENTRHNEIQLIGNGEWCLALGGRDCSVQMHEQKLLELSLTQELLEREIASCSTTHPKKAEVLKGDLKVLREMEEQSERFGVAVKLNSVSTFESIVEGTNHFFMEVNTRIQVEHRVTEMVYSLKFKNPENPNEFFVVDSLIEAMALLSLHGKRLPKPERILKFSSGAEVRINATNKAIQPHAGGVIINWSKPLSDEIRDDQGISIRNPDMGLFVHYKVAGAYDSNIALLISHGENRTDNLIRLSDILRKTELRGYDLQTNLLVHYGLIHWILGKDAMFKPSTAFMISYLAGVGALEKIVKDVDLEIAWKKVISEATSSEVKKVLGRKLTLITRPISKLLKDAHLVAGFIGFHLNHSWKISGSKIEWLRNPIYVLSDLYHYLNMEADPNLSPSEQIWDHDNEILQKALSFYRELSKRTGIAADSIELVINLNSGKTISGIDLEILPSVFQSHNGFQAGLELLKLLPSAGLNSGFYNLEMDEKLEAIIPEEFRKAETRDAFIKFLAPPPKASSDEIVAPMGGMFYSKEAPDLPPMVNVGDHFKAGQPLFIVEVMKMFNKISAPFSGTVKEILLNDSDGKIISKGQTIFKIIPDEVIHIETEAEIAERKRKTTLSLV
- a CDS encoding acyl-CoA carboxylase subunit beta gives rise to the protein MSEAKYSLENPFQSTTEPDVLKTRGLYEEANELGKELLNKPLAGGGVDRILVQHSKERMTVWERIKVLTEKEPNILYQNWGKSLDGASLVTGILNINGRDVAVYGHDFTLRAGSMDATNGSKLARLIYMAGEHGIPLIGMNDSAGAYVPAGVGGLDGYSEAFTALRKISGVIPSLMLMFGFNAGGGAYLPRQGSFMIQCDNTFFGLTGPGVVKSVLGEDISADDLGGPKVHGQSGVVDIVTGDELGSLRTALRLLSYLPDNNHSFAPFHATSDPTDRFIYEEEILFKKTFNSPTGMNTPFDITLYLQNICDHGQYFEIQGQRSRNLVTAFGRIGGHVIAFVANNSAVSSGQIDIGAARKGTRFIRFCNLYNIPIVFLEDTTGFLPGKEQEQNGIVLEGRKLLDSIIDIRTPRLTLIIRNAFGGAYACFNSYHTGADMVFALPTARIAVMGPAGKDYVYKDEVSSIQKEYQENVKKGMSEKEAIIIRDKKLQTLSTQYERELMNPKEALSLGSVSRIVLPGTTRSILFQNLDYLIRHYKPAPLSGPQREFE
- a CDS encoding chemotaxis protein CheD translates to MTEPDTVRDIFLQPGGFCWGRRDLRIRTLLGSCVSICFWNPALLYGGMAHVMLPYRSSYSATLNAKYADDAIRLFFEKIEQTEGRVGQYQIKLFGGASMFSTEEEKLLEIKSVRDIGMKNIRSIKEFLSKNRLPITSEDLGGFSHRRIFFSLWDGEIYVEKPEFS
- a CDS encoding chemotaxis protein CheW; the protein is MNALEENQFLTFYLGEECYGIGILHIKEIIEYSGLTNVPLMPEFIPGVINLRGNVVPVVDLKHKFFKSKIEPDRKTCVIIVEIHSERNGDQKEKTDLGILVESVNEVISIPENDIEPAPTFGSKIKVDFILGMAKQESGFIIILNTEKILNLEELTSLEENQSEILAENA